A stretch of the Streptococcus himalayensis genome encodes the following:
- the recR gene encoding recombination mediator RecR — translation MLYPTPIAKLIDSFSKLPGIGIKTATRLAFYTIGMSDDDVNDFAKNLLSAKRELTYCAICGNLTDDDPCAICQDTSRDRTTILIVEDSRDVSAMENIQEYHGLYHVLHGLISPMNGIGPDDINLKSLIERLMDSEVTEVIVATNATADGEATSMYISRVLKPAGIKVTRLARGLAVGSDIEYADEVTLLRAIENRTEL, via the coding sequence ATGCTTTATCCAACACCGATTGCTAAATTGATTGATAGCTTTTCAAAATTACCCGGAATTGGGATTAAAACAGCGACAAGGCTGGCATTTTACACGATTGGGATGAGTGATGATGATGTCAATGATTTTGCGAAAAATTTACTCTCAGCCAAACGAGAGTTGACCTATTGTGCGATTTGTGGGAATTTAACCGATGACGATCCTTGTGCCATTTGCCAAGATACGTCAAGAGATCGAACTACGATTTTAATCGTTGAAGATAGTCGAGATGTCTCTGCTATGGAAAATATCCAAGAATATCACGGTTTGTACCATGTTTTGCACGGCTTGATTTCGCCGATGAATGGGATAGGTCCTGATGACATCAACCTCAAGAGCTTGATTGAGCGGTTGATGGATAGTGAAGTGACAGAGGTCATTGTTGCAACGAATGCCACTGCAGACGGTGAGGCAACGTCGATGTATATTTCACGAGTTCTCAAACCAGCTGGCATCAAGGTGACCCGCTTGGCACGTGGACTAGCCGTCGGATCTGACATCGAATACGCAGATGAAGTAACCTTGCTTCGCGCAATTGAAAACCGAACAGAATTGTAA
- a CDS encoding NUDIX hydrolase N-terminal domain-containing protein, with protein sequence MDAKHMALALQRLLAITHTGLSFSRNPFDQERYEEIEKELHQLLESMTDLDPQEVGDLLRPTRSYATPLLDVRAFIVKENQICLVRGVGKDDWSLPGGFAEIGLSLRENVAKEVKEETGFTADVKELLAIFDTNRHQFQGQQFMKCVFACELLEGAFQPNHEIAELRFFEIDDLPVLSQTRITGEQITWCWEIYQGRKPQMID encoded by the coding sequence ATGGACGCTAAACACATGGCCTTGGCTCTCCAACGCTTACTGGCAATCACCCATACAGGTCTTTCTTTTAGTCGCAATCCTTTTGATCAGGAACGCTATGAAGAGATTGAAAAAGAGTTGCACCAGTTATTGGAGTCTATGACCGATTTAGACCCTCAAGAGGTGGGTGATTTGCTCCGCCCGACTCGCTCCTATGCGACCCCTTTGCTAGATGTCCGTGCCTTTATCGTTAAAGAAAATCAGATTTGCTTGGTAAGAGGAGTGGGCAAAGACGATTGGAGCTTGCCAGGTGGATTTGCAGAGATCGGCTTATCTCTAAGAGAAAATGTAGCCAAAGAAGTGAAAGAAGAGACAGGATTTACAGCGGATGTCAAGGAATTATTGGCGATTTTTGATACGAATCGTCATCAATTTCAAGGGCAGCAATTTATGAAATGTGTCTTTGCTTGTGAGCTTTTAGAAGGAGCTTTTCAGCCCAATCATGAGATTGCAGAGCTGCGATTTTTTGAGATAGATGACTTGCCAGTCTTGTCGCAAACACGGATAACAGGTGAGCAAATCACATGGTGTTGGGAGATTTATCAGGGGAGAAAACCTCAAATGATTGATTAA
- the pbp2b gene encoding penicillin-binding protein PBP2B yields the protein MTAKKREFDRTSIPKRLNLLFGIVMILFGILLARLGYMQVLNQEFYNKKLATASQLKISHSSVRGQIYDASGKPLVENTTKQVVSFTRSNKMTAAEMKELAEKLLSYISVKDIQVTERQQIDYYLADPDMYRGVVAKLPKQKRLDTDGNQLPESEIYQAAVESVNPKQFHYSDQEKKVIFLFNQMNKVANFQTGILETDPLSPEQVAHLAARSKELTGISVTVSWDRKVLETSLASIVGSVSSEKAGLPAEEAKEYLKKGYSLNDRVGTSYLEKTYEEFLQGKRSVKEIHLDKNGNLESVDTIAEGEKGSNIKLSIDLDFQNGVEEILKKHLTSEIAAGNATYSEGVYAVAMNPTTGAVLAMAGMKHDLEKGDVRPDALGSITNVFVPGSVVKGATLSAGWEHGAISGNQVLTDQPIVFGGGEPITSWFTQYGLRPITAVEALEYSSNTYMVQLALALMGTPYQENMKIDLTNLNASMEKLRATFAAYGLGTSTGIDLPGESEGFVPRDFTFANYLTNAFGQFDNYTPMQLAQYAATVANNGVRVAPHLVEGIYGNNETGGLGDLISTVESKEMGRVPITPEEMGLIQQGFYRTVHGENGFATGKTIGQGEAVSISAKTGTAETFVNGGQQAVNTNVVAYAPSDNPQIAVAVVFPHNTDLASTVSHTMTREIINLYQSKHPMN from the coding sequence ATGACAGCGAAAAAACGAGAGTTTGATAGGACATCCATTCCCAAACGACTTAATTTACTCTTTGGGATTGTGATGATCTTGTTTGGGATTTTACTTGCACGCTTGGGCTATATGCAGGTTCTCAATCAAGAATTTTATAATAAAAAATTAGCAACAGCCAGCCAGCTCAAAATCAGCCACAGTTCCGTCCGTGGTCAAATCTATGATGCCAGTGGTAAACCCTTGGTGGAAAATACGACCAAGCAGGTGGTTTCCTTTACGCGGAGCAATAAAATGACGGCTGCTGAGATGAAGGAATTGGCAGAAAAGCTTTTATCTTATATCAGCGTTAAAGATATTCAGGTGACAGAACGCCAGCAAATTGATTATTATCTGGCAGATCCAGACATGTATCGGGGTGTGGTCGCCAAACTTCCAAAACAGAAGCGATTGGATACCGATGGCAATCAGCTGCCAGAAAGTGAGATTTATCAGGCGGCAGTCGAGAGTGTTAATCCTAAGCAATTCCACTACTCAGACCAAGAAAAAAAGGTTATTTTTCTATTTAATCAGATGAACAAGGTTGCAAATTTCCAAACAGGAATACTGGAAACGGATCCTTTGAGTCCAGAGCAGGTTGCGCATCTTGCTGCAAGGAGTAAGGAATTAACAGGCATCAGTGTTACCGTTTCGTGGGACAGAAAAGTTTTAGAGACTAGCCTAGCTTCGATTGTCGGAAGTGTTTCTAGTGAAAAGGCAGGATTGCCAGCAGAAGAAGCGAAAGAGTACCTGAAAAAAGGCTATTCTTTGAATGATCGCGTGGGAACGAGCTATTTAGAAAAGACCTATGAAGAGTTTTTGCAGGGAAAACGCTCTGTCAAGGAGATTCATTTGGATAAAAATGGAAATCTAGAGAGTGTAGACACGATTGCTGAAGGCGAGAAAGGCTCAAATATCAAACTGAGCATTGATTTGGATTTCCAAAATGGGGTCGAAGAGATTTTGAAAAAGCATTTGACCTCGGAGATTGCAGCGGGCAATGCCACCTATTCAGAAGGGGTCTATGCCGTGGCGATGAATCCAACTACAGGAGCCGTTCTTGCGATGGCAGGCATGAAACATGATCTAGAGAAAGGCGATGTTCGGCCAGATGCTCTAGGGAGTATTACCAATGTCTTTGTACCAGGGTCTGTGGTCAAGGGAGCAACTCTGAGTGCGGGCTGGGAGCATGGAGCGATTTCTGGCAATCAAGTCTTGACAGATCAGCCCATCGTTTTTGGAGGCGGAGAACCCATCACTTCTTGGTTTACGCAGTATGGGCTGCGGCCAATTACAGCGGTAGAAGCCTTGGAATATTCTTCCAATACCTATATGGTGCAGTTGGCTCTTGCTCTGATGGGTACACCTTATCAGGAAAATATGAAGATCGATTTGACCAACTTGAATGCCTCTATGGAGAAATTGCGGGCAACGTTTGCGGCATACGGCTTGGGAACCTCAACAGGGATTGATTTACCAGGCGAATCAGAAGGTTTTGTTCCCAGAGACTTTACCTTTGCCAATTATTTAACCAATGCCTTCGGACAATTTGACAACTACACGCCTATGCAGTTAGCTCAATATGCAGCTACTGTCGCTAACAATGGCGTACGAGTAGCCCCTCATTTGGTTGAGGGCATCTATGGAAATAATGAAACGGGTGGCTTGGGAGACTTGATTTCGACAGTGGAGTCCAAGGAGATGGGGAGAGTTCCGATTACTCCAGAAGAGATGGGGCTGATTCAGCAAGGATTTTATCGAACAGTTCATGGAGAAAATGGCTTTGCAACCGGAAAGACGATCGGCCAAGGCGAGGCGGTGTCTATCAGTGCCAAAACAGGAACTGCCGAAACCTTTGTCAATGGAGGGCAGCAGGCTGTCAATACCAACGTGGTCGCCTACGCTCCAAGTGACAATCCTCAGATTGCAGTAGCTGTGGTTTTTCCCCATAATACAGACCTAGCTTCAACAGTCAGTCATACGATGACGCGGGAAATTATCAACCTCTACCAAAGCAAACACCCTATGAATTAG
- a CDS encoding phosphoglycerate mutase, with amino-acid sequence MVKLVFARHGESEWNKANLFTGWADVDLSEKGTQQAIDAGKLIKEAGIEFDQAYTSVLKRAIKTTNLALEAADQLWVPVEKSWRLNERHYGGLTGKNKAEAAEQFGDEQVHIWRRSYDVLPPDMAKDDEHSAHTDRRYAHLDDSVIPDAENLKVTLERALPFWEDKIAPALKGGKNVFVGAHGNSIRALVKHIKGLSDDEIMDVEIPNFPPLVFEFDEKLNVVSEYYLGK; translated from the coding sequence ATGGTAAAATTAGTCTTTGCTCGCCACGGTGAGTCTGAATGGAACAAAGCAAACCTTTTCACAGGTTGGGCAGATGTTGACTTGTCTGAAAAAGGGACACAACAAGCAATCGACGCTGGTAAATTGATCAAAGAAGCTGGTATCGAATTTGACCAAGCCTACACTTCAGTCTTGAAACGTGCGATTAAAACAACTAACCTTGCTCTTGAAGCAGCAGACCAATTGTGGGTTCCAGTTGAAAAATCATGGCGTTTGAACGAGCGTCACTACGGTGGTTTGACTGGTAAAAACAAGGCAGAAGCAGCTGAACAATTCGGTGATGAGCAAGTACACATCTGGCGTCGTTCTTACGATGTATTGCCTCCAGATATGGCAAAAGATGATGAGCATTCAGCACATACAGACCGTCGTTATGCTCACCTTGATGATTCAGTAATTCCAGATGCTGAAAACTTGAAAGTAACACTTGAGCGTGCCCTTCCATTCTGGGAAGATAAAATTGCTCCAGCGTTAAAAGGTGGTAAAAACGTATTCGTAGGGGCACATGGAAACTCAATCCGCGCTCTTGTGAAACATATCAAAGGTTTGTCAGATGACGAAATCATGGATGTGGAAATTCCAAACTTCCCACCACTTGTCTTCGAATTTGACGAAAAATTGAATGTAGTATCTGAATATTATTTAGGTAAATAA
- a CDS encoding UDP-N-acetylmuramoyl-tripeptide--D-alanyl-D-alanine ligase — translation MKLSLYEVARVVKAKNDVTVFEDKVFKKAEFDSRLIEDGDLFLPLKGVRDGHDFISTAFEKGAAATLSEKSLSDVPYILVDDVLAAMQYLAHYYLEKMAVDVFAVTGSNGKTTTKDMLAHLLSSRFKTYKTQGNYNNEIGLPYTILHMPEGTEKLVLEMGQDHLGDIHLLSMLARPKVGIVTLVGEAHLEFFKNRSEIAQGKLQIADGMAKGGLLLVPTDAIIEEYLPQDQEVIRFGQGGDLYLRELVEEKESLHFSWNEMENVITLPVTGKYNATNAMLAAYVAKKEGISDEEIVAAFLQLRLTRNRTEWKKAQNGADLLSDVYNANPTAMRLILETFSSIPANPGGRKLAVLADMKELGEESFAMHAAVINTLDPECISQLFLYGKDMAALYNQAKERFAPEALHYFVKDEEKDEFEELCALVAETLHPKDQVLLKGSNSMNLALLVERLENGR, via the coding sequence ATGAAATTAAGCTTGTATGAAGTGGCGCGTGTAGTGAAAGCCAAAAATGATGTGACGGTGTTTGAGGATAAGGTATTTAAAAAAGCTGAGTTTGATAGCCGCTTGATTGAAGATGGAGATTTATTTTTGCCCTTAAAAGGTGTGCGAGATGGACATGACTTTATCTCAACGGCTTTTGAGAAGGGAGCTGCAGCAACCTTGTCAGAAAAATCCTTATCAGATGTCCCTTATATTTTAGTGGATGATGTATTAGCCGCTATGCAGTACTTAGCCCACTATTACCTCGAAAAAATGGCGGTTGATGTTTTTGCGGTGACGGGTTCAAATGGGAAAACAACGACCAAGGACATGCTGGCCCATCTCCTATCCAGTCGCTTTAAAACCTATAAAACTCAAGGGAATTACAACAATGAAATTGGTCTTCCTTACACCATTTTGCACATGCCAGAAGGAACTGAAAAGCTAGTTCTGGAAATGGGGCAGGACCATTTGGGCGACATTCATTTGCTGTCGATGTTGGCTCGGCCAAAAGTGGGCATCGTCACCTTGGTAGGAGAAGCCCATCTGGAATTTTTCAAGAATCGCTCTGAAATTGCTCAAGGGAAATTGCAAATCGCAGATGGGATGGCAAAAGGAGGACTGCTTTTGGTTCCTACAGATGCCATTATCGAGGAGTATCTCCCGCAGGACCAAGAAGTGATACGATTTGGCCAAGGGGGAGATTTGTATCTGCGTGAATTGGTGGAGGAAAAAGAAAGTTTGCATTTTTCATGGAATGAAATGGAGAACGTAATCACCCTCCCTGTGACTGGAAAATACAACGCCACCAACGCTATGCTAGCAGCCTATGTTGCTAAAAAAGAGGGCATTAGTGACGAGGAGATTGTCGCGGCCTTTCTGCAGTTACGCTTGACCCGCAATCGGACTGAGTGGAAAAAAGCCCAGAATGGAGCCGATTTACTGTCAGATGTGTACAATGCCAATCCAACGGCGATGCGCTTGATTTTAGAGACTTTCTCAAGCATTCCTGCCAATCCAGGGGGGCGAAAGCTAGCTGTCTTGGCAGATATGAAGGAGTTGGGGGAGGAGTCTTTCGCCATGCATGCAGCCGTGATTAATACTCTAGATCCTGAATGCATTTCTCAGCTATTTTTATATGGAAAAGATATGGCAGCCTTGTACAATCAGGCAAAAGAACGGTTTGCTCCAGAAGCGCTTCATTACTTTGTCAAGGATGAAGAGAAGGATGAATTTGAGGAGCTTTGTGCCCTTGTTGCTGAGACATTGCATCCAAAGGATCAAGTCCTTCTCAAAGGCAGTAACAGCATGAATCTAGCCCTATTGGTAGAAAGATTGGAAAATGGACGCTAA
- a CDS encoding HU family DNA-binding protein, with protein sequence MANKQDLIAKVAEATELTKKDSAAAVDAVFAAVADYLAAGEKVQLIGFGNFEVRERAARKGRNPQTGKEITIAASKVPAFKAGKALKDAVK encoded by the coding sequence ATGGCTAACAAACAAGATTTGATTGCAAAAGTAGCTGAAGCTACTGAATTGACAAAGAAAGACTCAGCAGCAGCAGTTGATGCTGTATTTGCAGCAGTAGCTGATTATCTTGCAGCTGGTGAAAAAGTACAATTGATTGGTTTTGGTAACTTTGAAGTGCGTGAGCGTGCAGCCCGTAAAGGTCGCAACCCACAAACTGGTAAAGAAATCACTATCGCAGCTTCTAAAGTTCCAGCATTCAAAGCTGGAAAAGCTCTTAAAGACGCTGTAAAATAA
- a CDS encoding toxic anion resistance protein, translating to MSDGFNFDIDQIAASSLSKTDKTTEIIASTTDEKPQSLSFFEKLKPEQQVAIASKAPALLGQFVTDQNALLDFGQGAVEEVNQTVNRILAEQKKLELPEVDELLLQTNRELNGFVSKYKDAKPAELDKKPNLLQKLFHQGKNSLQELYFDSKNIEQKMDSMAATVVKQEESLIRNIVSAEMLIEDNTKSIENLVGVISFVEAIQQEGTAQAAHLQEEIATLDTTTVDYQVKSQELARMTEVINTLEQQHTEYVSRLYVAWATTPQMRNLVKVSSDMRQKLGMLRRNTIPTMKLSLAQLGMLQQSVKSGMTADAIVNANNAALQLLAETSKEAIPNLEKSAQNPTMTMDSVTKLAESLVAQNQGIIAAIENGRRQRQQLETAVIKSAEVINDSVKLRDQKIIAALLNEGKEVQKEVSDEEVSS from the coding sequence ATGAGTGATGGATTTAACTTTGATATTGACCAGATTGCAGCTAGTAGTCTGAGCAAGACAGATAAGACGACAGAGATTATAGCGAGCACAACTGACGAAAAGCCACAATCCCTTTCCTTTTTTGAAAAATTAAAACCAGAGCAGCAGGTGGCGATTGCTAGCAAAGCCCCAGCTCTTTTGGGGCAATTTGTAACCGATCAAAATGCCCTGTTGGACTTTGGTCAAGGAGCGGTTGAAGAGGTAAACCAGACGGTAAATCGCATTTTGGCAGAGCAAAAGAAATTAGAATTGCCTGAAGTGGATGAGCTCTTGCTTCAAACCAATCGAGAATTAAATGGCTTTGTCAGCAAATATAAGGATGCTAAGCCAGCTGAGTTGGATAAGAAACCAAATCTCTTGCAAAAGTTATTCCACCAAGGGAAAAATAGTTTACAGGAACTCTATTTTGATTCTAAAAATATTGAGCAAAAGATGGACTCGATGGCAGCGACAGTCGTCAAGCAGGAAGAGAGCTTGATTCGCAATATTGTTTCAGCTGAGATGCTCATTGAAGATAATACCAAATCAATTGAGAATTTGGTGGGGGTCATTTCCTTTGTGGAAGCCATTCAACAAGAGGGGACAGCACAAGCAGCACATTTACAGGAAGAAATAGCTACTCTTGATACGACTACGGTGGATTACCAAGTCAAATCGCAGGAATTGGCCCGAATGACGGAGGTCATTAATACCTTGGAGCAGCAACATACAGAATATGTGAGCCGTCTCTACGTAGCCTGGGCAACAACGCCGCAGATGCGAAACTTGGTCAAGGTGTCTTCGGACATGCGGCAGAAGTTAGGCATGCTCCGCCGCAATACTATCCCGACCATGAAGCTCTCCTTGGCTCAGTTGGGTATGCTCCAACAGTCGGTCAAATCTGGTATGACAGCAGATGCGATTGTCAATGCGAATAATGCTGCCCTCCAACTGCTCGCGGAAACGAGCAAGGAAGCTATTCCAAATTTGGAAAAATCAGCCCAAAATCCAACTATGACAATGGATTCTGTCACCAAGTTGGCAGAGAGTCTTGTGGCACAGAATCAAGGAATTATTGCAGCTATTGAAAATGGTCGCAGACAGCGTCAACAGTTGGAAACAGCGGTCATTAAATCAGCTGAAGTTATCAATGACTCAGTCAAATTACGGGATCAAAAGATTATCGCTGCCCTCTTAAATGAAGGAAAAGAAGTGCAAAAAGAAGTTTCTGATGAGGAAGTGTCGTCATAA
- a CDS encoding Fur family transcriptional regulator, whose product MEGHFIVDRHQEDYQEVIQHLKDKGIRITETRKAVIAYLIQSREHPSAEKIYQDLLPEFPSMSLATVYNNLKVLIEEGFVEEIKISNDKTTYFDFMGHEHLNIVCESCGRIADFEDGEMPDLRREVEAQTGYQVTKTQILMYGICPNCAGK is encoded by the coding sequence ATGGAAGGTCATTTTATAGTAGACAGGCATCAAGAAGATTATCAGGAAGTCATTCAACATTTGAAAGACAAGGGAATTCGGATTACAGAAACCAGAAAAGCTGTGATTGCTTATCTGATTCAGAGTCGTGAACATCCAAGTGCAGAGAAGATTTATCAGGATTTGTTGCCAGAATTTCCAAGTATGAGTCTAGCGACGGTTTATAATAATCTTAAGGTATTGATTGAAGAAGGATTTGTGGAAGAAATCAAAATCAGCAACGATAAAACGACTTATTTTGATTTTATGGGACACGAACATCTGAACATTGTTTGTGAGAGTTGTGGACGGATTGCGGATTTTGAAGATGGGGAAATGCCTGATTTGAGACGTGAAGTGGAGGCACAGACAGGTTATCAAGTGACCAAAACACAGATTTTAATGTATGGGATCTGTCCGAATTGTGCTGGGAAATAA
- a CDS encoding DegV family protein: MTTIKIVTDSSITIEPQLVEELGITIAPLSVMVDGVVYSDANLQEGEFLRLMQGSKNLPKTSQPPVGVFAEIFETLGEEAEHIISIHMSHALSGTVEAARQGAILANSQVTVLDSSFTDQALKFQVVEAAKLAKAGASLEDILSKIEDVRDKTELYIGVSTLENLVKGGRIGRVTGLLSSLLNIRVVMQMKNHELQPIIKGRGVKTFKRWLADFENSLTGKTIAEIGISYAGGPEFANEMKESLQSYVENDIAILETGSIIQTHTGENAWAVLVRYD, encoded by the coding sequence ATGACAACTATTAAAATTGTAACGGATTCGTCTATCACGATTGAACCGCAGTTAGTGGAAGAGCTAGGAATTACGATTGCTCCTTTATCGGTCATGGTGGATGGGGTGGTTTATTCGGATGCGAATTTGCAAGAAGGTGAATTTCTCCGCCTCATGCAGGGAAGTAAAAACCTTCCCAAAACAAGTCAGCCTCCAGTCGGTGTCTTTGCTGAGATTTTTGAAACCTTGGGGGAAGAAGCCGAGCATATCATCTCGATTCACATGTCACATGCTCTCTCTGGAACGGTCGAAGCGGCTAGGCAAGGAGCGATTTTGGCCAATAGTCAGGTGACGGTTTTAGATAGTTCTTTTACAGACCAAGCTTTGAAATTCCAAGTTGTTGAAGCTGCTAAGTTGGCTAAGGCCGGAGCTTCCTTGGAGGATATTCTGAGTAAAATCGAGGATGTCCGAGACAAAACAGAACTATATATCGGTGTTTCCACTCTTGAAAACCTAGTAAAGGGTGGCCGTATCGGGCGTGTGACAGGCTTGCTTAGTTCACTGCTAAACATTCGTGTAGTCATGCAAATGAAAAATCATGAATTGCAACCGATTATAAAGGGACGTGGCGTGAAAACGTTCAAGAGATGGCTAGCAGACTTTGAAAATTCTTTGACTGGTAAAACGATTGCAGAGATTGGGATTTCCTATGCAGGTGGTCCAGAATTTGCCAATGAAATGAAAGAAAGTCTACAATCCTATGTAGAAAACGATATCGCAATTTTGGAAACAGGCTCCATTATTCAGACCCATACAGGCGAAAATGCTTGGGCTGTTTTGGTCCGCTATGACTAA
- a CDS encoding D-alanine--D-alanine ligase, giving the protein MAKETLILLYGGRSAEREVSVLSAESVMRAVNYDKFLVKTYFITQQGQFIKTQEFDQTPSDEKLMTNQTIDWDKEIKPSDIYEKGAVVFPVLHGPMGEDGSIQGFLEVLKMPYVGTNVLSSSVAMDKISTKRVLESIGIAQVPYVAVIEGDNLDQKILEIERELSYPVFTKPSNMGSSVGISKATNQAELRESLALAFQYDSRVLVEQGVEAREIEVGLLGNYDVKSTLPGEVVKDVDFYDYDAKYIDNKITMDIPAKISDEVAATMRSNAEIAFRTLGGLGLSRCDFFYTKKGEVFLNELNTMPGFTQWSMYPLLWENMGLSYPNLIERLVELAKEVFEKREKHLL; this is encoded by the coding sequence ATGGCAAAAGAAACCCTAATCCTGCTTTATGGTGGGCGGAGTGCAGAACGAGAAGTGTCTGTCTTATCAGCAGAAAGTGTCATGCGGGCTGTGAATTATGATAAATTCTTGGTCAAAACGTATTTTATCACTCAGCAAGGACAGTTTATTAAGACCCAAGAATTTGACCAAACTCCTAGCGATGAGAAATTGATGACTAATCAAACCATTGACTGGGATAAAGAAATTAAACCTAGTGATATTTATGAAAAGGGAGCGGTGGTCTTTCCCGTTCTTCACGGTCCGATGGGCGAAGATGGCTCGATTCAAGGATTTTTAGAAGTTTTAAAAATGCCCTATGTTGGCACAAATGTGCTATCCTCAAGCGTTGCCATGGATAAGATTAGTACCAAGCGCGTGCTAGAGTCAATTGGTATTGCTCAAGTTCCTTATGTGGCGGTGATTGAAGGGGATAATCTGGATCAAAAAATCCTAGAAATCGAAAGGGAACTTTCTTATCCTGTCTTTACCAAGCCATCCAATATGGGCTCTAGTGTCGGTATTTCAAAGGCAACAAATCAAGCAGAACTCCGTGAATCACTGGCTCTTGCCTTTCAATATGATAGCCGCGTCCTTGTCGAACAAGGGGTGGAAGCTCGAGAAATTGAGGTGGGACTGCTTGGAAATTACGATGTGAAGAGCACTTTGCCAGGTGAAGTGGTCAAGGATGTGGATTTTTATGACTATGATGCCAAGTATATTGATAATAAAATCACCATGGATATTCCAGCTAAGATTTCTGATGAGGTGGCCGCAACTATGCGGTCAAATGCAGAAATAGCCTTTCGTACCTTGGGGGGCTTAGGCTTATCGCGTTGTGATTTCTTCTACACGAAAAAAGGTGAGGTTTTCCTCAATGAGCTAAATACCATGCCGGGCTTCACCCAGTGGTCCATGTATCCTCTTCTATGGGAAAATATGGGGCTCAGCTATCCAAATCTTATCGAGCGTTTGGTAGAGTTGGCCAAAGAAGTTTTTGAAAAACGAGAGAAACATTTATTATAG